From Oryzias melastigma strain HK-1 linkage group LG17, ASM292280v2, whole genome shotgun sequence:
CAACCCTGACTTTCAgtcaacaacaataaaacaacaaattactgGGTCTACAAAGAtggatttatttacaagaaaaggaTAAATAGCAAAGAACAACAAGTGAAAGAGGTGAAGCAAAACAGCTTCAGGatgaaccaaaacaacaaacaaaactccCTCCCATCTAAACCTAGAAATCTTAATTGCAAAAGAAAAGGAATGCCAGACACTAACCTTCATATACtaacagaaacagaagaaaatacataagatagaaaattgcatttcaccCTTACAGCTTCACTTTAAAATATACCAAACGAAAAACTACACAAAGTGAGCCTCCACACAAAAACTCAAGTGAGAGCCAAACCCTTTCCACACCACACCTGTAAACCATCAGAAAATGTAGGAGTCACACTCTGATACAGAAAATAacccacaaaaaacacagaacaaaatgaaaaaaaatgcagccaTTGCTGTAACAATCTGGAAGCTCCAATTGTCATTGTGGGTTATGCCGGTGTAACTGTGGATGGTGCAGTTGCAGGACCAGGTCCTGAAGGAGCTGGTCTGCATGCCACACGTTCCAGTTTGGAGACTGCTGGCATGTTTTCAGAAGTTGTAGGTGTCATTGTGGATGTGGCATTTCCTGGTGCAGATTCTGTAGGTGTTGGTGTGAATATTGGAGGTTTAGGTGCAGATTCTGTAGATGCCAATGTGGGAGGTGTGGGTGTTGTTGTGGATCTGGCAGGTGCAGATCGGGATGTTCCAGATGGAGATTGGGAAGCTGACAAGGAATCTCCAGGTGCAGACGGGGACACTCCAGGTGCTGATGTGGAGGCTCCAGGTGCAGATGGGGACACTTCAGGTGCAGATGGGGATGCTCCAGGTGCAGACGGGGACACTCCAGGTGGAGATAGGGATGCTCCAAATGCAGATGAGGATCCTCCAGATGCTGGTGGGGATGCTGTAAAGACTTGTACAGAATCTGCAAATGTCTGTGTGGCTGTTGCAGGTCTCAGTGTGGCCATGTCAGATGTCAATGAGAATGCTGAAGACATCATCCTCTGTGCTTTAGGCCTCAATGTGCATGGCAAATGCATTGCTGCAGAAATGGCAACTGCCATTGTGCCAACTCCAGGCTTCTGTGTGGATGGCACGTGTGTCACTGTTGACTTTGTTGGTGTCATTTTACTTCCTTTGCTTGCGCtctttttttctatcttctGCATATCCAGCTtcttcattgtattttttgtccaGATGTTGTTTGGATTAGAACAAATAGTTTTTCCCAAGAAAGTCCGAAACCTGAAATTGAACACAGATCATTAGCAGCACATTTATACTCCTGTTTTTAAGTTCCGTTTCCTGCCAGTTTTCAATTTGGTCAAGACAGTTTAACAATGCTATAGTtgctaaaaaagtgttttcattgtaATTTATCAAATGTCGAATAATATGGTTCCAGAGGATAGAGAAACATAAAGTAAAAGATTCAATATGATCTTTTTAACAATAGCAAGCTCTCACAGACATTGCAAAAACAAGACATATAAaagagatcattttaaaaacgaTGTTTCGAAAGGATCCATCTAGTTAAttttaagtacatttaaaaatgttacaacaaTGCTGatgtaataaaatgaatgtGATAACAATGTACCAACTTTATAACTCTGACAGGACATATGGTCTCCTCTTGAATGGTGTAGCTCTTGATGAGGCTTATTTTCACTCGAGTGTCGGACCCCTGAAGACATTCACATCCCTTCCTAGGTCCATTTACTATAGAGGGCACAAaaggaacacaaaaaacaaacactattTACTTtgctctgacaaaaatacaaatcagtatatattttttttagatactcACATgcatgaaccaaatgtgtccatgtggtgaaaaagaaaaatgaagttgAAATCAGACTAAAATGCATCTTGTTAGATTGAATAAATGACAGCACAGAGTGAACACAGCTCTTCGTAGTTACAGTTGTCAAGTTTATCTGTGCTTTTCTGAGGTTTAAGTACTCACGTCAACTGGTTTACAAAGTAGCCCATCCTCCCCCCCCACCTCACCATATTCTCACCACAAACAACAGTCAAGAATTTGCCAATGAGAGGTGGGGGGTGGGTGAAGGAAATTGTGATCTTCTTTCCACAATGCAGACACAACCTATTCACCAAATGACTGCCCATAATGCAACAGGTTTatgctgtatttaaaaaaaaaactgtattattCCAGCACACTTATTCTGAAACTCACATGTGAAATtacttttacaaaatgtttgtgATACTAATTTTATACAGTGATGCcgtttgttaaaataatcatgcattttgtggtacaagcaccaaattttgGCATGGAAATACTTTAGCGTCTCTTCCTTCAGAAAAG
This genomic window contains:
- the LOC112147172 gene encoding DNA-directed RNA polymerase II subunit rpb1-like isoform X2, whose amino-acid sequence is MHFGLIFASFFFFTTWIHLVHALNGPRKGCECLQGSDTRVKISLIKSYTIQEETICPVRVIKFRTFLGKTICSNPNNIWTKNTMKKLDMQKIEKKSASKGSKMTPTKSTVTHVPSTQKPGVGTMAVAISAAMHLPCTLRPKAQRMMSSAFSLTSDMATLRPATATQTFADSVQVFTASPPASGGSSSAFGASLSPPGVSPSAPGASPSAPEVSPSAPGASTSAPGVSPSAPGDSLSASQSPSGTSRSAPARSTTTPTPPTLASTESAPKPPIFTPTPTESAPGNATSTMTPTTSENMPAVSKLERVACRPAPSGPGPATAPSTVTPA
- the LOC112147172 gene encoding DNA-directed RNA polymerase II subunit rpb1-like isoform X1, which produces MHFSLISTSFFFFTTWTHLVHALNGPRKGCECLQGSDTRVKISLIKSYTIQEETICPVRVIKFRTFLGKTICSNPNNIWTKNTMKKLDMQKIEKKSASKGSKMTPTKSTVTHVPSTQKPGVGTMAVAISAAMHLPCTLRPKAQRMMSSAFSLTSDMATLRPATATQTFADSVQVFTASPPASGGSSSAFGASLSPPGVSPSAPGASPSAPEVSPSAPGASTSAPGVSPSAPGDSLSASQSPSGTSRSAPARSTTTPTPPTLASTESAPKPPIFTPTPTESAPGNATSTMTPTTSENMPAVSKLERVACRPAPSGPGPATAPSTVTPA